From a region of the Vicugna pacos chromosome 35, VicPac4, whole genome shotgun sequence genome:
- the LOC140691406 gene encoding uncharacterized protein encodes MFCCVPTPRGRGPRKARSEGLGQRCRRWVSSHPRRLWPFGHRDPKSRTLQEPLDDDTHAASPSEGPVHASQGQHELRVSLHTGGSPPPRRLPPQKPPRRHARALPAGDRQLSRPASDLEHLPGSQAEDQEPTEAEPEVTDPEQAGAGQDARDQSQEHQDPAGDPELPPAAPAASAAPAANAAPEDPAAPAAPVAPAAPEGSAAPATAEGPAAPAAAEGPAAPAASEGPEDAAPAAGPLGHGEPAQASPAPGAEPPLCPPTPSSSKSHHESPPPPELDFPSPALPGDS; translated from the exons atgttctgctgtgtcccaacaccccgaggccgcggcccccggaaggcccgcagcgaggggctgggccagcggtgccggcgctgggtcagctctcaccccaggcgcctctggccttttggccacagggacccaaag agccggacactgcaggagccgctggatgacgacacccacgccgcctccccgagtgaggggccggtgcacgcttctcagggccagcacgagctccgggtgagtctgcacacgggggggtccccgccaccacgacggcttcctccccagaaaccgcccaggcgtcacgccagggccctgcccgcgggtgacaggcagctcagcagacccgcctctgacctggagcacctccctgggagtcaggcggaggaccaggagcccaccgaggcagagcccgaag tcacagatccagagcaggcgggggcagggcaagatgccagagaccaaagccaggaacatcaggatccagcaggagaccccgagctccctcctgctgctcctgcagcttctgcagctccagcagctaacgctgctcctgaagatcctgcagctcctgccgctccagtagctcctgctgctcctgagggatccgcagctcctgctactgctgaaggtcccgcagctccggctgctgctgaaggtcccgcagctcctgctgcttccgaaggcccggaagatgctgcacctgcagctggaccgctgggccacggagaaccagctcaggcgtcaccagcccctggggctgagccccctctgtgcccacccacaccttcttcttcaaaatcccaccatgaatcccctcccccacccgaacttgacttcccttcccctgcactt cctggtgacagctaG